CGTAATTTCGAAATGGTGGGACATGAGGTATATGATTGGTAATCAAATATTTGATTAGGTATTTATTCAAAATTAACCATAAGGTATTTTCTGATCGCCCTCGGAATGAGCCTCCTGCTTTTGTTGGTTCATGTGAACGTATGGGCACAGAAGGGAAAGAAAGGCGACAGCGGTGATTCTCAAAAGGCAGCTGCCGATGCTTTCTTTGATCAGGAGGACTATGGTTCTGCGCATCCCATCTATTCACAGCTTCTCAGCCTGGATCAATACAACACCGACCTGAATTATCGCTTCGGGGTTTGTGAGTTATTTGTGAACCGGGACAAGGAAAAGGCGCTACCATTCCTGAAATATGCCTCAACCCAGGCCGACGCTCCACTAGAGTCACACTTCTTTCTTGGAAAGGCATATCACCTCAATTATCGCTTCAATGAGGCCCTTACCTCCTATTATACCTTTAAAGAAAAGGCGACAAAGGCTCAACTGGAGAAGTACGATGTTACCCATCAAATGGAAATGTGTCGTAATGGTAAAACCCTGTTGAGTCAAATTAGAGACCTTCTCGTTTTAGAACGTAAAGAGGTAAACCAGGCAGATTTTTTCCGTTCATATGACCTGGATGCATCTTTTGGAGGCAAGGTCATTCCCATGACCGAGGAGTTTCAGGGGCGAAAGGATAAGGGTGGCAATGCTCAGCCGGTAATGTTTATTACAGCCTCGAAAGATGAGATTTTCATATCCAGTTATGGAGATCAGTCCGACAACCTTGATTTATACAGAATTGCAAAGACGGTTTCCGGTGAATGGGGTAAGCCTGAAAACCTTGGAAGTGTCATCAATACACCTTTCGATGAAGCATATCCCTTTCTTCATCCCGATGGGCGAACGCTGTATTTTGCGTCCACAGGGCATAATTCAATGGGTGGTTTCGATATCTTCCGATCTACCTACAATGAGGAAAGCCATACATGGATGCCTCCGCAGAATGTCGATTTTGCGATTAACACTCCAGCCGATGATATCCTATTTGCGGTTGATGAAGCGGACAGTGTTGCTTTTTTTGCATCCAACCGGGCAAGCGTTGGAGGAAAAATGGGGGTATTTAAGATCAGGGTAGGGCAATTGCCATCAACATACTCGGCTTCTTCAAGACCCGGAGGTATTTCTTCAGATCGCGATAGCCTGGCCCTGTCATCTGGTGAAATGAAGAAAAAAGCCATGCTGGAGGTCAACAATTCCCCTGATCTGATGGCTATGCTGGAAGCCGAGCGGAACAAGAACAATAAAAACCCGGAACCCTCTGCAGACAAAACGCCAGAGAAAGAACCTCCTGTTGATATTACATCCTATGCAGACCTTACACCGGATAAGATCATTGATTTGGCGTATGCCGATGCGGATAGGCTTGGTAATGAGTCCAAGGTGCTGAGAAGAGATGCTGATGCGGCATCTATGATTGCCGAACAGAAAAGATTAAAAGCAGAAGAGTATGACCAAATGGCCAGAGCAGCAGAAAGCCGCGTAGACAGTGAAACAGATCCTGTCAAAAAGGAAGGCCATGAAAATGAAGCGGAGGCACTAAGACAGGCTGCGGCAAAACTGCGGAAGGAATATGCCGTTGCCCTGAAGATCAGTCAGCAATTGGATGGTGATGCGGATGAGAAAAATCAGAATGCCAAACAGGCAACCGAAAATGCTCAGATCATCGAGAAAGCCCTGAAATCTAATTCTACGGACGAGGCCCTGACCATTCTGGCGAAACAGAAAGCCAAGTTGGAGGCGCGTTCAGAAAAAGAAACGGACTATGCCTCCATTGCTAAGAATGCAGTCTCTGAACTAAGTGCATCAAAAGGAGAAGAATTGGTGAAGAAAACAGCCTATCTGGAGGCTCTGGAAAAGGATGCGGTTGACCTTCAAAAAGATGCGGCCATTTTGAGAGATGAGGCGGGAAATGCCAAAGATCCTGACCTGAAGAAAGAGTTGCTGGCGCAGGCCGGAGAGTTGGAAAAGGAATCTGAGAACAAAACACAACAGGCCCAGGCTACCAGAGAAGAGTTGCAGCAACTTCAGGACGAAGGTGGATCAGAACAGGGTGACCAGGACCTTGCGGAAAATATTGTGGAGGAGATCAGGGGGTATGGTCAAACGGACAGTTTAGCCATGGTTGATGTTCCCTCTGAGAATGCACCCGAAAGGCAAGATGTGAAGACAGAAAAGCCGGATGTAGCAACTGTGGAGGAGGTAATACCTGAGGAGACATTTCCCGAAGATTCTCCGGAGGTGAAGGAGGAGGAAGTTATCGAAGAGCCTGTTCAGGAGGAGGTGATATCAACGCCTCCGGTTGTAGATTCAGATACGAAGGAATCCGAACTGGATACAGCCAGGGTTGAAGAAACTCCTGTTGTGAAGAATGATTCTCCTCCATCAACAGGTGGAGACCCGGCCCTGAGATCGTACGATGATGAGACGCTATCCGCCAGGGTAGAAGAGGAAAAGGTGTTCATTAGTGAAAGTGAGAAATCTATCCCTTCCATGAAGGAGGAAGCAGAAATCCTGCGTTCGACAGCTGAAAGTATTCCCGATCCTAAGAATCGCCAGGCACTGATTGATCAGGCGGTTAAACTGGAAACAGATGCAAGTAAAAAAGAGCAACAGGTAAATGAGGCAAGATCGAGAATCTCCACTCTTGAAAAGGAGCAACAGCTCAGGGCAGATGGTCTGTCGGCATATAATCCGGAGCCTGCTGATGAAGTAGCCCAGGATACCCGGGAAGTGGTGCCCGATGTTTCCGAGGATCAAACGGAGGGGAATGTTCCGGCGGATACAATAGCTAAGGCTCGGACTGAAGATGAGGTCGTAGTAGAAACCGAGTTGGTGGACCAACCGACAATTGATACAGCCTCCTTGGCTTCCAGTGAACCGCCAGTGGAAGAAATAATGCCGGATAATGCGGACGTTGTGTCCACGGAAGTGGTCCCTGATATACCGGAGGTAGAAGTGCCGGATAAACCTGCGGTGCAAAACGCGCCCGTTGAAGTGCAAGATACACCCGTTGTAGTAGAAGATGCACCCGTACCTGACACCCCGGTAGCTGATGTGCAACCTGACCCAGCACCAACCCGGTCCGATGCCAAAATTAAACCCTCCGAGTTTCCCGCTACAAAAAGCAGGGAGCAAATGGTAAGGGATGCGGAGATGTATAAGGCACAGGTTGCTGAGCAGGAACGTGCCGCAACCGTTTTGCGAGAGCAAAAAGCAGCATTGGAAACCCAGCAGAATACCGCTTTTGAAGCGATGGCCAAAACCAAGACCAAAGAAAACGAACAGTTGTATCTGGATAAGTTGGATAACATCGCAACGAAACAGGAGATATTGGATAAACAGGTACAGTTTAACAAAGCCAAGAGTGACCTGCTTAAAGAAGAAGCCAATGCAAATCTTTATGCGGCAAATCTTCCTCCTGCTTATGATGGCACCAAAGCAGCTCCGGGTACGGAACAGGAGCGTATCCGCCGCCTGAACGAACTAGACATCGCTAATGGTAAGCTGAATGAATCAAGAAAGCTGCGAGATGAAGCCGATGCACTGACTGATGAGATGCTTGATACGCGTTCCGCAACAAAAAGAGAGGAACTTGCCCAGCAACGTACTGCTAAAATGGATGAAGCCATGGCCGCCGAAGATGAAGGAGATCGAATTATGGCAGCAGTCTTTGAGAACCGGGCAACCGGCAAGCCTTTGTTAGCATCAGCAGAAAGAACTTCAGACGATAATACGGCATCTGCCGCTGAGAAATCTGAAAACAAGGAAGATATTCAGGCGCCACCACCGCCCCCGGCTTTAAAAATGAAACATGATGCCAACAGCGTTCGTGCTGTGGTTGATGATGCAGAGTATGCTACCTATACCGCGCTTGTAAAGGATGCTATGCGTTTGGATGAGCAGGCTGCAGCTGAAAGACAAAAAGTGGTTAACCTCAGGAAACAAAAAGAGGAAAACCGGAAGGAGGCAGCTGTTCTGGATGAGAACACCCCGACATTCGGGGAAACCGCACTTAAAGAACAACAAAGAGCTGAGTCCAAAAGATTGATTGCGGAAATACCCGAGCTCGAACGTCAGGCCAAGCAAGCTGAAATCATGGCCAGGCAATACCGTCAGGATGCGGCAACCCGTGTCAGGGATGCCGATGCATTCATGGACGACCTGAATGCCAATAAGTATAAAGGATCCATCACAAAAGGAACAGGAGATCAGTCTCTGGATTATGCTACTCTGCCCGTTGGAAAGCGTACCACAGGTCGTGGTGGCGAATTAAACGAGCCGAAGAACCTGCCACCGGTTGGGGCGCTTGGAGGTTCTGTCGCAGAAGAAACAGCTACATTCTCGTTGGAAGGAAATAGTATCTACAGCGCATCCAATCCTATTCCGATTGATCCGAAACTTCCCGACGGCCTGATATTTAAAGTTCAGATAGGTGCATTCAGAAATGCGATACGCCAGGATCTTTTTGGGGGTACAAAACCGGTTGCAGGAGAGCGCACACCCAGTGGAATGATCAGGTATACGGCAGGTTTGTGGAGGGATTTCTCGCCAGCAAATAATGCCAAACAGGATATTCGTAATAAGGGATTCAGGGATGCCTTTGTTGTGGCATTTTACAATGGTAAGAGAATTCCGATCTATGAGGCAATGGCGATTGCCAAAAATGAAAAAACCGGTGAAGAGGTTCTGGCGTCATTGAATGGAAGTAATCCGTCAGGAGGCAACCGTCAACCCTCAACGACGCCATCAACTTCAACAGGTGGAAGGAATTCTGGCGGTGATGTCACAGCCAATAATTCAGGCAGAAATACCGGAAGTAGTACGGGAAGCACAACTCAGTCAAACAACAATGCGCCGGTAAAAACGAATGGCGAACTGACCACTTTCAAAGGACTTGTATACACGGTGCAGGTTGGTGTTTATAGCCGTGCAGTCACCGCTTCGGATCTCAATAATATAACGCCGGTATACACCGAGACAATGTCTAACGGATTGACCCGTTATACCAGCGGAAAGTTTGACAATATCAATGCAGCCTCCGCTGCTAAACAGGAAATTGTGAATATGGGAATCAAAGACGCATTTGTTATCGCCTACCGGGATGGGAAACGGATA
This window of the Flavobacteriales bacterium genome carries:
- a CDS encoding PD40 domain-containing protein; translated protein: MSLLLLLVHVNVWAQKGKKGDSGDSQKAAADAFFDQEDYGSAHPIYSQLLSLDQYNTDLNYRFGVCELFVNRDKEKALPFLKYASTQADAPLESHFFLGKAYHLNYRFNEALTSYYTFKEKATKAQLEKYDVTHQMEMCRNGKTLLSQIRDLLVLERKEVNQADFFRSYDLDASFGGKVIPMTEEFQGRKDKGGNAQPVMFITASKDEIFISSYGDQSDNLDLYRIAKTVSGEWGKPENLGSVINTPFDEAYPFLHPDGRTLYFASTGHNSMGGFDIFRSTYNEESHTWMPPQNVDFAINTPADDILFAVDEADSVAFFASNRASVGGKMGVFKIRVGQLPSTYSASSRPGGISSDRDSLALSSGEMKKKAMLEVNNSPDLMAMLEAERNKNNKNPEPSADKTPEKEPPVDITSYADLTPDKIIDLAYADADRLGNESKVLRRDADAASMIAEQKRLKAEEYDQMARAAESRVDSETDPVKKEGHENEAEALRQAAAKLRKEYAVALKISQQLDGDADEKNQNAKQATENAQIIEKALKSNSTDEALTILAKQKAKLEARSEKETDYASIAKNAVSELSASKGEELVKKTAYLEALEKDAVDLQKDAAILRDEAGNAKDPDLKKELLAQAGELEKESENKTQQAQATREELQQLQDEGGSEQGDQDLAENIVEEIRGYGQTDSLAMVDVPSENAPERQDVKTEKPDVATVEEVIPEETFPEDSPEVKEEEVIEEPVQEEVISTPPVVDSDTKESELDTARVEETPVVKNDSPPSTGGDPALRSYDDETLSARVEEEKVFISESEKSIPSMKEEAEILRSTAESIPDPKNRQALIDQAVKLETDASKKEQQVNEARSRISTLEKEQQLRADGLSAYNPEPADEVAQDTREVVPDVSEDQTEGNVPADTIAKARTEDEVVVETELVDQPTIDTASLASSEPPVEEIMPDNADVVSTEVVPDIPEVEVPDKPAVQNAPVEVQDTPVVVEDAPVPDTPVADVQPDPAPTRSDAKIKPSEFPATKSREQMVRDAEMYKAQVAEQERAATVLREQKAALETQQNTAFEAMAKTKTKENEQLYLDKLDNIATKQEILDKQVQFNKAKSDLLKEEANANLYAANLPPAYDGTKAAPGTEQERIRRLNELDIANGKLNESRKLRDEADALTDEMLDTRSATKREELAQQRTAKMDEAMAAEDEGDRIMAAVFENRATGKPLLASAERTSDDNTASAAEKSENKEDIQAPPPPPALKMKHDANSVRAVVDDAEYATYTALVKDAMRLDEQAAAERQKVVNLRKQKEENRKEAAVLDENTPTFGETALKEQQRAESKRLIAEIPELERQAKQAEIMARQYRQDAATRVRDADAFMDDLNANKYKGSITKGTGDQSLDYATLPVGKRTTGRGGELNEPKNLPPVGALGGSVAEETATFSLEGNSIYSASNPIPIDPKLPDGLIFKVQIGAFRNAIRQDLFGGTKPVAGERTPSGMIRYTAGLWRDFSPANNAKQDIRNKGFRDAFVVAFYNGKRIPIYEAMAIAKNEKTGEEVLASLNGSNPSGGNRQPSTTPSTSTGGRNSGGDVTANNSGRNTGSSTGSTTQSNNNAPVKTNGELTTFKGLVYTVQVGVYSRAVTASDLNNITPVYTETMSNGLTRYTSGKFDNINAASAAKQEIVNMGIKDAFVIAYRDGKRISLNDAASQRSTGTNRSTNTGTTSPTTTPSPSSSNETVSVFEEINPLETGVVFRVQIGAYQQEVPTEVVNQWSRQVRMKIKTYRTETGITLFTVGELVNYDAASAVKKELTSKGMEGVFVTAYENGKPISLQRAIDLTSK